In the Longimicrobium sp. genome, one interval contains:
- the coaD gene encoding pantetheine-phosphate adenylyltransferase yields MSDRVAVFPGSFDPITLGHEDIAQRALAFADRVVVAVAHAPTHAKQGMFAVDERVEMIREAFADEPRVEARAFQGLLVAFAREIGARLVVRGVRTVADFEYELQMAQMNRRQTPELETVFLAPDPVHAYVSGTLVRQIATLGGDPGPFVSPAVLRRIRGRVGSGGG; encoded by the coding sequence ATGAGCGACCGCGTCGCCGTCTTCCCCGGCTCGTTCGACCCCATCACCCTGGGCCACGAGGACATCGCCCAGCGCGCGCTGGCGTTCGCCGACCGCGTGGTGGTGGCGGTGGCGCACGCGCCCACGCACGCCAAGCAGGGGATGTTCGCGGTGGACGAGCGCGTGGAGATGATCCGCGAGGCGTTCGCGGACGAGCCGCGGGTGGAGGCGCGCGCGTTCCAGGGGCTCCTGGTGGCCTTCGCGCGGGAGATCGGGGCGCGGCTGGTGGTGCGCGGCGTGCGCACGGTGGCCGACTTCGAGTACGAGCTGCAGATGGCGCAGATGAACCGGCGCCAGACCCCGGAGCTGGAGACCGTCTTCCTGGCCCCCGACCCGGTGCACGCCTACGTCTCCGGCACGCTGGTCCGCCAGATCGCCACCCTGGGCGGCGACCCGGGCCCCTTCGTCTCCCCCGCCGTCCTGCGCCGCATCCGCGGCAGAGTCGGTTCGGGCGGGGGATGA
- the recJ gene encoding single-stranded-DNA-specific exonuclease RecJ: MLLASPSRRWIFPAPADEARVDRLCRELRLPGALCRLLVARGYGEPESVREFLRPHAGQVHSPLVMAGMPEALERIVRAVRQGETILAHGDYDVDGICSTALFVRALRMMGAKALPFVPHRLQDGYDLSDAGIRAAEKLGATLILTGDCGIVAHEAIARARAAGIDVVVTDHHTPGPTLPSAAAVVNPNRADCPYPDKGLAGVGVAFKLCQAVAGALGFPAERLNAFLDLVAVATIADLAPLTGENRALVRWGLKVLPQTPNPGLRALLQATGLGGRPEITATQVGFVLAPRINAVGRRGEAMHGVALLTTDDPREAERIAQQLEEDNRWRQAEEAGTVKQALEALERGFDPARDWGVVLADERWHPGVIGIVASRLVERIHRPTVLIALGAGEGKGSARSIPGFHLYEAMRACGGHLTRYGGHRMAAGCSIRPEAVDAFRAAFDAHAHAVLDEERLVPEVRIDLELELRHADEHLARMLRHAGPFGAGNATPVFAARRVGLVGYPKVVGQGHLKLTLGSHGTQIDAIGFGMGERSKEPLFAGGPLDVAFKLEEHHFNGRTSLQAKLVDLRPAE, encoded by the coding sequence ATGCTCCTCGCCTCGCCCTCCCGCCGCTGGATCTTCCCCGCTCCCGCCGACGAAGCCCGGGTCGATCGGCTCTGCCGCGAGCTGCGGCTGCCGGGCGCGCTCTGCCGCCTGCTGGTGGCGCGCGGCTACGGCGAGCCCGAGAGCGTCCGCGAGTTCCTGCGCCCGCACGCCGGCCAGGTCCACTCGCCGCTGGTGATGGCCGGGATGCCCGAGGCGCTGGAGCGCATCGTCCGCGCGGTGCGGCAGGGCGAGACCATCCTGGCCCATGGCGACTACGACGTCGACGGCATCTGCTCCACCGCGCTCTTCGTCCGCGCGCTCCGGATGATGGGCGCGAAGGCGCTTCCCTTCGTCCCCCACCGCCTGCAGGACGGCTACGACCTCTCCGACGCCGGCATCCGCGCCGCGGAGAAGCTGGGCGCCACGCTCATCCTCACCGGCGACTGCGGGATCGTGGCCCACGAGGCGATCGCCCGCGCCCGCGCCGCCGGGATCGACGTCGTCGTCACCGACCATCACACGCCCGGGCCCACCCTCCCGAGCGCGGCCGCCGTGGTCAACCCCAACCGCGCCGACTGCCCGTACCCCGACAAGGGGCTCGCCGGCGTGGGCGTGGCCTTCAAGCTCTGCCAGGCCGTGGCCGGCGCGCTGGGCTTCCCCGCCGAGCGGCTGAACGCGTTCCTGGACCTGGTGGCCGTGGCGACCATCGCCGACCTGGCGCCGCTCACGGGCGAGAACCGCGCGCTGGTGCGCTGGGGGCTCAAGGTGCTCCCGCAGACGCCCAACCCGGGGCTCCGCGCGCTCCTGCAGGCCACGGGGCTCGGCGGCCGCCCCGAGATCACCGCCACGCAGGTGGGCTTCGTGCTGGCGCCGCGCATCAACGCCGTCGGCCGCCGCGGCGAGGCCATGCACGGCGTCGCCCTGCTCACCACCGACGACCCGCGCGAGGCCGAGCGCATCGCCCAGCAGCTGGAGGAGGACAACCGCTGGCGCCAGGCCGAGGAAGCGGGCACGGTCAAGCAGGCGCTGGAGGCGCTGGAGCGCGGCTTCGACCCCGCGCGCGACTGGGGCGTGGTGCTGGCCGACGAGCGCTGGCACCCGGGGGTGATCGGGATCGTGGCCTCGCGGCTGGTGGAGCGCATCCACCGGCCCACCGTGCTGATCGCGCTGGGCGCCGGGGAGGGGAAGGGGAGCGCGCGCTCGATCCCCGGCTTCCACCTGTACGAGGCGATGCGCGCGTGCGGCGGGCACCTCACGCGCTACGGCGGGCACCGCATGGCCGCCGGCTGCTCGATCCGCCCCGAAGCGGTCGACGCCTTCCGCGCCGCCTTCGACGCCCACGCGCACGCCGTGCTCGACGAGGAGCGGCTGGTCCCCGAGGTGCGCATCGACCTGGAGCTGGAGCTGCGCCACGCCGACGAGCACCTCGCCCGCATGCTGCGCCACGCCGGCCCCTTCGGCGCGGGGAACGCCACCCCCGTCTTCGCCGCGCGCCGCGTGGGGCTGGTCGGCTACCCGAAGGTCGTCGGCCAGGGGCACCTGAAGCTCACGCTGGGCTCGCACGGCACGCAGATCGACGCCATCGGCTTCGGGATGGGCGAGCGCAGCAAGGAGCCCCTCTTCGCCGGCGGCCCGCTGGACGTGGCCTTCAAGCTCGAAGAGCACCACTTCAACGGCCGCACCTCGCTGCAGGCCAAACTGGTGGACCTGCGCCCGGCGGAGTAG
- the rsmD gene encoding 16S rRNA (guanine(966)-N(2))-methyltransferase RsmD, with amino-acid sequence MRIVAGEWGGRRIQAPPGRGTRPTTDRVREAWMSTVAPHLPGARVLDLFAGSGALGLEALSRGAGHATFVEQDAKALASLKANVDALGAGGRVTVVKADALKYAAGLEAGAFDVAFADPPYGRGIARALAERFAEAPFAHLLCVEHGRDDALPELPGARTRRYGDTCLTFLPAPA; translated from the coding sequence TTGCGCATCGTCGCGGGGGAGTGGGGAGGGCGCCGCATCCAGGCGCCGCCGGGGCGGGGGACGCGGCCCACCACGGACCGCGTGCGCGAGGCGTGGATGAGCACCGTGGCGCCGCACCTGCCCGGCGCGCGCGTGCTGGACCTCTTCGCCGGCTCCGGCGCGCTGGGGCTGGAAGCGCTCTCCCGCGGCGCCGGGCACGCCACCTTCGTCGAGCAGGACGCGAAGGCGCTCGCCAGCCTCAAGGCCAACGTCGACGCGCTGGGCGCCGGCGGCCGCGTCACGGTGGTCAAGGCCGACGCGCTCAAGTACGCCGCCGGCCTGGAGGCGGGCGCCTTCGACGTGGCCTTCGCGGACCCGCCGTACGGCAGGGGGATCGCCCGCGCGCTGGCGGAGCGCTTCGCCGAGGCGCCGTTCGCGCACCTCCTCTGCGTCGAGCACGGCAGGGACGACGCGCTCCCCGAGCTGCCGGGCGCGCGCACCCGCCGCTACGGCGACACCTGTCTCACCTTCCTCCCCGCCCCCGCATGA